In Lathamus discolor isolate bLatDis1 chromosome 15, bLatDis1.hap1, whole genome shotgun sequence, the genomic stretch CAGAGCAAGTCCAACCACAGGTGAGTCCCACTGCCCGTAGCCACCACCCCAGCCACCAGCAGCCTTCCCAGTCTTGCCTGCAGCAGAGGTCAGTGGCCATGCAGGAGCCAGGGCAGTGCTCACCCCTCACCTGAACATGGTCTGGACATTGACGATGGTCTTCGCATCTGCCATGTAGTCCTCCTCGGCGCTCATCGTGCTCTCCTTGTCCACAACCACCAGGTTGTCGGCGTAGATGATGCCGCACTGCAGCAAGCTGTCCAGGCTGGGCAGTTCCCAAAGAGAAGAGCGCAGGGTCAGCCCTTGGAAACGACACAGGGAAGCAGCACGCTGCGACGTGCAGCGCTACAGCAAACCCAGGCTGCTCCCAACCACCGGCTCTCCGCTTGCTCCCATCTACCAAGGGCGTTCGACAACCCACAAAGCCTATGGTATCAGCCCTGGGGCTTCTCATGGGATGACCCAAAAGTCTGGGTTGGGGTAAATTCAACCCGTTTAGGCAGTGCCATAAGGAACAATAAGCGGAAACACTTACTTGTCGATTGTGCCCTCCATGTAGTAAACCATGGGGAAACAACAGATGGCTTCCAGAAAGTGGTGCTCAGGCCTGGAGGAAGAGCAACAGAGAGCAAGGTGCTTCATCAAGTCCATGGGGTAAAGATGGACACAAAAACCCACACAGGAGTTACCAGGGCCAACATAAGCCAAGATACCCAACAGTGGCATTGCCATTCCCCCATGCATCCATCCCCACAGTGTGAGATGCTCATGAAGTCACAGGGGAGGGCTCAGTGCGATGGAAAACATCCATGGAAAAGTACTTGCTTGTTGTCCAGCAGCAACACAATTGGGTTCAGCTCTTTGCGGGACCGATAGTACGCACGAAGGGGGACAATGAAGTTATAGAGCCCGTTCCCAGCCGTCTCTGCCGAAACGATAATCAGTTTGTTCTTAAACCCGTAGGCTTTGGCATCTTCAAAGCTGTTGTGCTTGCAGCCCTGTGCGGTGGAAGGCAGCGCAGGGGCTCAGCGTGAGGCTCTCACCCGCCCACCACGCACAGAGCGGTCCCGTCCCCATCCCGGGGGGGCTGCAGCCCCATTGTACCTTGTCCAGCCTCAGGCAGCAGAATGGGGCCTTCTCGGGTAAAAGGTGGCACAGGGTCGGGGAGCTCCCGATGTAGGGGGAGTTCGGGGGGTAGCCTTTCACGTACCTGCAGCAGAGACCAAAACCAGCAGCGTGAGGCCATGGGGGGAGCTTTCCATAGGCACAACGCTCAGATGCTGGGAATAATGTTTAGGAACAGCAGCCCAGGATTTGGCACTTGGCAAATCCCCCACAAACCCCCGTTGCGGCAGCTGGAGGCTTCCCAAAATGCACATGTTTAGGAGTGATTTTTGCCATATAAAGGGTGATGAGATTGTAAGTAAGCAGTGCTCCCAGAAGaggggagaaggcagcagaTTAAGCACCATTAAGCATCGTTTAAGGGAGGCAGAGCAGTGAGCTCCAGGAGAGGAGGGTAATGCTGAGCCacataaagaaacaaaccaacctcAGGGCCCATTTCTGGAGCTCGTTTTGGTGAACAGAGACttaaaaaaatcaccatttgCATTTCTAATAGAACCAGAAGCCgaaattttcctttaaagaacGGCGAAAGGTGGACCTGAATTAAAAGCCAATTTGTGAGAGTTTGCACCAAACTCCCCGCATGGCTGCGACAGCATCCAACAGGTAACCAGCAAAGCAAGTGCTTATCTGGCTGCCATAAACTAACAGctttaaatgtttatttcatggggttttatttgtatGCCATGGAGAATAGAATCCCTTTCGTGTCAGTGAGTGAGGGGAGGCGAGAGGACTGATGGAACAACCTGCCCATCCCCAGCAGCGTCTGCCTTGGTGCAGCTTCACTGGTACCCAGAGGAGGTGTTTCCAAAGCACCCCAAAAGCAGTGATTGCCCATGTTGCACATGTTCATGTGCTCATGCAAAAGCTGAGAGGGAATGAGCCCCAGCACCCCTAAGGCGCTGTCGAACACCCATCATTTACAATGGTGCCCATCTCTCTGAAATGAATAATAGAGTCTTAgagcggtttgggttggaagggaccttaaagcccatccagccccaacccctgccaaggacagggaccccccttccaccagagcagcttgctccaagcccctgtgtccaacctggccttgagcactgccagggatggggcagccacagcttctctgggcaccctgtgccagcgcctcagcaccctcacaggggtgAAGCGAGGAACAGCTCGACCGCAGGCGGGTGACTCACTCCACGACCGCCGACCCCTCCTCGTCCGACTGTGTCATCTCATCCTCCGACTGGTCGCTGAGCAGGTCgcagggcagcagggaggaggtgTCGGCCAGCTCGAGGACGGGCGCGATGCTGGGCCGGCGGTTGCCGGAGCCGTTCTCCGCCGGCAGCGCCAGCTTGCTGCTGTTAGCGGGGCGGCACTCCGTGTTCTGCAGGTCCATGGCTACTGTACCTGGACACGGCGGGGAGGGAGGCACAGCGAACGCGCTATAAGGCTGTGAAGAGCGCTGAGTCAGCAAAGCATCGCGCCCTTGAGCCCTGCCTGGTAAATACAGCCCAGAGGAAGCTAAACCATCCATGGGCACAGGGAGTGCAGGCAAAGTACCCACCAATGACCTCTGCTTGGGCATTGCTGTGTGGAGCATCTCCCTCGGGCACAACTCCCATGCTGGGTGCaggctgctggccctggggaCCGTCACCTCCTCTGTCCCCGCACTGTGGCCACCTCCATTAGGCTGGCTGAGCCGCTTGGCCACCTACTGCAAAACCTGGCTCTATAGCAGTTTATTCTTCAGATGTACCGCAGGGGGGACAGCCATCCGGCCTAACCCCGCTTTGCAGGCTCTGCGAGATACCAGCCAGGTTAGGAACAAGCTGATGCTGCTGGGTCTGCCCTTGCTGGGAAGCTGCCCTCCCCATGGACACCCCTTTGCCCCCACCATCCTCAAGCTCCCTCagagaggcaggcaggcagcctcCGACGCAGCACAACACCCTCCTCCActtcctgcatccctgctgaTGAGCTCTACATCTTCACCCAGGATGGGAGAGGCCGCCCCATCCTGTCCCCCTTCCAAAACTCAGACGTATTTATGGAGCTTTAGCGAACCCGTGTGATTTCCCTCCCTCTCAAAGGTCCCTCTGCAAATGACCCGTGTAAGGAGAACACTGGCAAACGCTGTTGAGCAAAGCGCTCTGCGCCTTGCCGGGGATAATCAATGCAAATTGCTGCTCATGAGTACAAACGCATAACTTATTTGCCTGAAATATAATCTGCTGGTGCGGCTCAGCCTCCCCAAAACCCGCTCTGCCCAGATACAAGCTGGAAGTAGTGACTCATGGTATTTTTTTATGGGAGGAAATGCACCACTCGCTGCAGAGCGAACTGCGCTCCCCGTCGGGCTGTGAATCACGGACGTGATTTAGGATGTGGCCACCGGCATTTATTCTTCCTGCCAGGGCTTGGGGGGTTTATGCAAATACTGTTAATAATCATGGACATCAATCTTTAATAATGATATCTGAGCTTGCTGCGAGCAGCCAAggagcaaggagcagggagtATTTTAGTGGGAAGGTGACTGGAAGGAGATGGAGCGTGCAGGCTCCTGCTCCATTCTGGGGACCCTCattcccccctgccccaccaACTCACCCATACTGGCAATGATGCTGTGCACAGGCAGGCGGGATGGGCCATCATAGGCGCCTCTCCCAGCAAACCCcttcttcttctgcttctcctcctgcttGAAGATGAAGGCAGAGTTCTCCTCCTTAGTGATGTTGATGTAGAAGCAGGTGTCGGATGCTGCCATGATGTGCCGCGGGCCGGGGTTCAGCAGGATGCTCTTGTTCTCCTCCCTCCGGATGCCGATCAGGCAGACTCCGTACCTGTTCCAGGAGCACAACGTGGGCATTCACAGCTGGAGAATAGCCCCTTTGAGGCTTTGCCCCTGCACAAAAGACCTCACAGtgccctccagccccagccctgaccCCCAGAGATGCAGAGTGCCAGATACACCGCATCCACCCCTGGCTCTCACTTCTTGTGTGCGTGGAAGGCGGCGTAGGTGAAACTCTTCCCTTCGTACTCCATGAAGAACTTGCTGTCGCCCATCCGGATGTGGTAGACCTCATTGCCCGAGCAGCGCCCGTACATCCGCTGCCACTGCTCCGGGGACTCCTGGCCCTCCCTGcaatgacagcagcagcagcgtgcgGGGATGGACCCCCCGATGGTGCCAGGATGGGACCCGCTGGTGCTGGCACAGACCCCATTACACCATCCATCTCCCGACAGCGGGAGTGCTAATGAGCACTGAAGCGTATTTagcccagcagcagtgagaTCGCAGGGACGTGCCACCGGGAGCTCTCGGTGCTTGCAGCTCATTTTCATTGCTGATTTTAAGTGCCTTTTTATTCAATGAGGGCTCCCGGGGGGGGTGCAGAGGCAGGGTTCAGAGCCCCTGTTGGCAAACAGCTCCGAGCACAGGGAAGGAGCCGTCTGGCAATGATGTTTCGTAACTCTTTTGATGGCATTTCACCCAGAACGCAGACATTTGAGGCTGGCCAAGGAGCTCAGGACCCACAACACCGCTGTGTACGGACCTGCCAAACAGCCTGCAGGGCCTGCGTGTGCACGAGCTGCGAATTAACCCTCCCACCAGCGGGACCATGCCGGTATAAAGAAGACATTTCAGTTCCCAGTCTCTGGGAAGCTGGTGCTGGCGGCCCacctgcactgctgtgctccccaTGCAGTATGGGCTTCTGCTCCCGACCTGGCTCAGGGTCCCAGGTCCCCACTGGGCTCCCCTAGACCCACGCCAGACCCTCACCCTCTTCCCCTGGGCCCAGAGCataggcaggcagcagcaggcaagggcaggcagggaaggcaggggcaggcaggggcaggcagggcaggcaggtgcaggcagggcaggcaggtgcaggcaggggaaggcagggcaggcaggggaaggcagggcaggcaggggaaggcagggcaggcaggtgcaggcaggggcaggcagggcaggcaggggcaggcaggggagacagggcaggcaggggcaggcaggggagacagggcaggcaggggcaggcagggcaggcaggggctggcaggacaggcagggctgccagggcaggcaggggcaggcaggggcaggcaggggaggcagggctggcagggcaggcagggcaggcaggggcaggcagggctggcaggggaaggcagggcaggcagggcaggcagggcaggcaggggctggcagggcaggcaggggcaggcagggcaggcaggggctggcagggcaggcagcactCACTGGCCGCGGGAGGTGTGCACCAGCAGGGTGATGAGGGTGGAGGTGGCGGGGCAGACGCAGTTCAGGGCCAGCATGGCGTATTTGCACTCCTCTTCACAGACGACGTGATCTGAAAGGCAGAGGGGGCTGTCACTGTCCCAGCAGGGAGGGGGACGAGGGGCTCCTCGCTGACAGTGCCGGGGGATGCGGTGATTCTGGGGAGGTGTTCGGGGATGGgtgctccctcctcctgctgctctgggggGGCTTTCAGCCGATCAACACCCCCTGAGCAACACCACAAATGGGGTTGATGCAGGCAGGAAAACAGGGACAGGCAGACACCATAGGAAAGGCTGACACCAGCCCACTGAGGCCACACTGCTGCAATGCATGGAGTTCACACATTGCTGCAGGCTTTAGAGCGCATCATGATAACGGGGCTGACAGCCCCTTGCAGCAGACAGGAGAAGCCTGTCCTGAGCTAATTCTCTTCCCGCACAGCCCCTTCAACTCACCAGCAAACTTGACGTGGAACTTGTTTTCAGGCTTTAGAATCTGCACATAGAGGGGACAGTTCGGAGCAAAGTCTTTCACAGCCCAGGCCCTCAGGATGGTCTGGTGATCCTACccaggaaaagagcaaaagctGCTTGTCTGATGGCTTATTTTCCCTACTGCTTCTGCACCGAGGATGAAACGCAAAGCACCCGGCCACCATGGAGATGTATGGCAAAGGGTCCTCCACACCCCAACGGGGGTTTAGCTGCCCTCTCCTGCTCCCCAAAACCCAGCACCGACAGGAAACAGGGACAGCAGAAGGAAGATGAACCCGCAGGGGCTCAGCTCTCAACCCTGCGCTCTCACTCCAGCTGCCTCCTGATGCCCTCCTGTGCTGGGCAGAGGCGAGATGCAGCCATCACCCCGGTCCCTTATGGCTGAGGAATGAATGACCTCTGACCATGCCACCCCCAGTCCCGGCTCACCGCTGCGGTGCGGTCCACCTCGTTCCGGCTGCTGAGGATGAAACAGGCTTCTCCATTGTCCATCCTGCAAACAGAGAGCAGCGATTCCATGAACTGCAATGGCCAATTGCATCTGCCTGTATCAGCCAGGGCACTGCCAGCCCCCTCTGGGACCCCAGCGAAGGCATGCAGGGACGCCCATCATCATGCATCTGGGCTGACATTACTGGGGACCCTCTCTGTGGCTCCAAGGTCTGCACGGCAGAACCGGCCCCGCTGTGGATGTGCAGCGTGTCCCTCAGCTCACTTGGCTCTCATGAGGTCCTGGTCCTTCAGCGCAGAGCCCTGGAGGTAGATCACTCGCTGTGACCACAGGGGGATCTGCAGGACCCGCCGCACCTGGATGTCCATCTCTGTTGGGCAAAGTATCACCACGTAGTAGTCCTGAAAGAGAGAGGCTCACGTGGGTCAGCAGGATGGAGGTCCTGCCCATGGGGCTTTGCTGCTCTGGGGCTTCTGGTATTTGTCCCCGGTGTGTGACACCCCCTGCTCCAGGGTCCTACAATGGTCTTGGGAAACACATCAGCATCATCTCCACCCTGTTCTGCACAATGAAGCCAATGCAGGCACATCCGACCATGGAACTAGCAGAGAGCGGCGTGCTCACAGCAAAGTGACTGCAAGGAGCAGGATTTTACAGCTTGAATGTCaagctggaggcaaggctggGTGATGGTAATGAAATGTATGTGAATGAAATGCAAATCTTCAACACATCTGTGATGCTTTCATCCTGGGAAGCAGCAAAGGCACAGCCATTTGCAAGAAGATCCCTCATTATGTGAGGATACACCAGTAAAAGCTGGTTAAATCCCACAGAGGTTCAGCAATTACgtgttctgtttctgtctgAGATTGTTCATTCAGCAAATATATCTTTTACATTTAGAAAAGTCCCTGTGGTCCCTCGCCATGTGCTTACACAGAGCTGCAATAGGCCCGGCCAGAACACAGAGGGGATCAGGCAGAGCCCTACCATGAAGACAGCAAAGTGAGGTGGCCCTAGGGTACCACTTGTCCACCTCCTTGGCCAGTACAGCACACGCTGCCACATCCACTGTAGCTGGGCAGAGCACCCACCACCACGCTTTGTCCTCACCTGCAGACGTGGGTGCGCATAAAACTCATTGAGGAAGTCCATGAGGAGATCGATCTTGAGGGAGCTGACACAGAGGACGACGTGCTTCTCCGTCTGGGCACGGTGACGGCTGTAATTGCCTCCCGACTTCTGCCGCTCCATCCACAGGTAGACGAGCTCCTCGAACTGCAAGCGAGGGCAGAGAGCTGCTGTCCCCATCGGCAGGGCCGCCCGGGCGCAGGCTCTGCATCCCTCTCCATCCTTGGGCAGGGCTAACCTGCAGCGGCAGCACGACGAGGGCGACGCAGATCATGATCACAACGAGGAGCTGGGAAGGCCAGATCTTTGGTGTCACGTCCCCGTAGCCCACAGTGGAAAAGGTGACGATGCAGAAATAGAAGGACTTGAAGAGGGAGAGCTTCTCACCCGCTCTTTCTAAATGCTGGAtgccacaggtcctgaagggaGAAAGCGCGCATCACAgactgctgcctgcccaggagACAGGCAGTGCCTGTAGCGCCTGTTGAAGTCAGTAGGGGACCCTAGAACGCAACTTAAACCCATGTCCATGGAGGAAATCATGCTGTCAGCATCAGCAGTGGATTTATGTCACCAGCAGAAGCGGTGCCACTACTGACACTTACAGATGAAGGATTTATTTTGATGTGGCTGCTCAccagagcagcactgggaagTCTAGGACACGGCTGATGGGTCACAGCAAGTCCGTGCCATGGAAAACATGTTGAACATCACCTGGGAGCTGCCATTGCATTGCAAACAACCCCAAAGCATGGAAGCAAGCAGCTTTCCCAGTAAGGCTCTGGAGAGACATCCCACGGGAAGGGCTCTCATAAGAGGGATGTGCTCCAGCAGGCAGAAGGCAGATCCTATTCCTATGCCACTGCTCTTGGAAAGCTGTATCACAGAGCCACCTCACTACCAGCAGTTTCTAAGAGACCTTGCTAAACACAAGCATGACCTAAGTCATCCCATACCCCAATTGTAGCCCTGTCACATCCACCAAGACACACGACCACAGCCATAGCAGGCAGGAGGTGCCATGGGAAGGGAACACTGatgagctctgcagctgcattaGTCATTCACGAGAGAGGATTGTCTTTATTGCCAAAGACTCATGAGCCTAAAAGCTTCATTTCCTGACCATTCAGCAGCTCAGTGGTATTAAATGTTTCAAATCCAGACAGAGGGAGCCAGAGGAAGCTTCAAAAAGCCTAATTTAAAGCTAAGTACCCAGCAGTGAGAACTGACTCCTCCATAAAGAGCTGCCCTTGTTGTTGGCAAGGCGCGGGGTAAAAGGGCCAGTTAATTAGCAGGAGCCCCAGTGGCCTATTACACAAATGAGCTCTTTGTGTAATAGGTATCTCAAGTGGTATCGTGGTGGGGAGAAGAGCGTGGTCAGAACCAAGGAGTGCAATGGGTCCTGGTGAATGAGGCATCGCACACGTCTGAGCCTGTCCCCGCAGGAAACTGCTGTCCCTGCCCTTgaccctgcagcacccacagccctgctctgtaTGCAGCATCCATCTCCCTCCAACACCCTCATGCACGCCATTAAAAGGTTTCTGTTAAAGCCATATAATTAGTGAAGATAATTAGTTCCTACAatacaccttccactagagcacgttgctccaagccccgtccaacctggccttaatgccagggatggggcagccacagctcctctgggcaccctgttgtGCTTTCCTCACTGTGCACAAACCTCTCAGACTGAAAAATCAGGCTGGAAGACTAAAAGCAGAACCCCCTCCGACTTCCCACATCACCACTTTATGTCCTGGCAACGCCACCCCACCCCAGACAAGAAGACCTCACCCCACCTCCCTCTCCTGTAGGCCCTgtaagagcctggctccatccttcACCCCTAGGACACGCGAAGCTGGTTTCCCTGGGTGAAAAAGGTGGTTTAGTGTAGGGAAGAGCAACGCTTACCCCGTGAAAACCAGACACAGGAGGGTGCAGATGAGAATGAGCACTTGGTTAAACATCGCAGACTGGGTCCTTTGTATGGCTCGGTGCAGGTCGTTCTGCAAAGAGAGGAGAGGGCTCTCACCAGCTCAGAGAGGCTGAAGGGAAAGTACCCCTCCATGTACCAACCGCTGCCTCACTGCCATCAGCAGTGCCCACCCAGATGAAGATCAGGCCAGAATTTGGCCCTTGAAAAGGGATGTGCACTTCTGTGAGTGGGtctgggctctgctgccaggAGAAACAACTCAAATGGGCACACGGGAACATCTCGTCCTGATGTAGTACCATATCCTGGGGACAGCCAGAGGCCATCCCTCTCAATGTGCAACCAACAGCATCAGTGTGGCTCTGACACCAAAGGGCTCCTGTTCCCCAGCGGGTCACTgcacagcatcaccagctgGCAAAGCCTCACCTCCCACCAACCCCAGGGCAGGTGACAGGGGTGAGATGCATCCGGTCACTCACAATCATGTTCTCCAGGGCGTATTTGGCAAGCCAGCAGTTCAGAAACACGGGAATAAACAAATTCCGCAAAGGAGGCCAGAATATCTACAAAAGCAAGAGTTAATCGCAGAAAAATCCAtgctttttataaaaataaccCCTGCAAACAGCCAGTCGGAGCCCTGTTGGGAAGGATCCATCTCCCAACTCAGCACCGGCCTTTCCAGAAGCTGCCATTGAAagcagcccaggctgcagcGGAGCAGCTGAAAAGGGAAGATGGTTTTGGGGGTAACACTCCAGAGAAAGTCATTATGTTGAGAAatagtgaagaaaaaatatcctgcCGGCTTTAAATACTGCTTGGCTGCACAcccattttgctttctttcaccaCAAAACTACAGCACTTGTTAAACTTAACttaaagctgctttaaaatgtcACCGGGAAACACTCACCGTGATAATAAATGGCACCGTGTTGATCATCTCCAGGATGAATGAAATGCGGAAAATCTGTTCCCAGATGTTCCCCTGAGGAATTAGAAGCAAATAATAATTAAGGAAGCTTAAAAATCTGCCAAAGGACAATTAGAAAGCTCCCACTCTGCCACAGACCCTGCTAGATGggggaaggatgccagaggAGCCAGGAAGATGCTCCGGTTTGCCTGTGGGAGAGgggtgcagtgctggcagcaggcacaCAGGCAATAAAACCTCCCCAAACTGCTCAGTCCTTTCTGCAGCCATGACATCCCTCTGTCCATCACTGCTGCTCCCAAAGCTGGGGATGCTGCATGCAATACGGTGCTGCATGCAGGACAGAGAATGAGAGTGATACAGATTGCTGGTGACACAGGGTCTGAGTCTCTGCTGCCAACTGTCCCAGTCGAATTGGAGAAGATGCCATTTGTTAAGGTCACTTTTCTTGGCCGTTTTAAGGGGCTTTGGTCCAAAGGAGTCAGCTTGTGCCTCTCCCTGTCTGGCTTGGAGCAGTGCCTGCTACCTCCGGCGGCAGCAGCCCTCAGCACAAGCAGGAGTCGTGCTGCCAAGCTCAGCTCCAGGTCCTCAGCCTTAGGAAGC encodes the following:
- the KCNT1 gene encoding potassium channel subfamily T member 1 isoform X1 yields the protein MPFSGEERSLQGIYKPAGPAEGRAAGGAAVCAECYTNRSFVYDDGSAHRLSSPGGCGGGDGGGSRKSGVILDIAALKMTELESEVLPLPPRYRFRDLLLGDQSFQSDDRVQVEFYVNENTFKERLKLFFIKNQRSSLRIRLFNFSLKLLTCLLYIVRVLLDNPEEGIGCWECEKQNYTAFNQSTKINWSHIFWVDRKTPLWAVQVSIALISFLETMLLIYLSYKGNIWEQIFRISFILEMINTVPFIITIFWPPLRNLFIPVFLNCWLAKYALENMINDLHRAIQRTQSAMFNQVLILICTLLCLVFTGTCGIQHLERAGEKLSLFKSFYFCIVTFSTVGYGDVTPKIWPSQLLVVIMICVALVVLPLQFEELVYLWMERQKSGGNYSRHRAQTEKHVVLCVSSLKIDLLMDFLNEFYAHPRLQDYYVVILCPTEMDIQVRRVLQIPLWSQRVIYLQGSALKDQDLMRAKMDNGEACFILSSRNEVDRTAADHQTILRAWAVKDFAPNCPLYVQILKPENKFHVKFADHVVCEEECKYAMLALNCVCPATSTLITLLVHTSRGQEGQESPEQWQRMYGRCSGNEVYHIRMGDSKFFMEYEGKSFTYAAFHAHKKYGVCLIGIRREENKSILLNPGPRHIMAASDTCFYINITKEENSAFIFKQEEKQKKKGFAGRGAYDGPSRLPVHSIIASMGTVAMDLQNTECRPANSSKLALPAENGSGNRRPSIAPVLELADTSSLLPCDLLSDQSEDEMTQSDEEGSAVVEYVKGYPPNSPYIGSSPTLCHLLPEKAPFCCLRLDKGCKHNSFEDAKAYGFKNKLIIVSAETAGNGLYNFIVPLRAYYRSRKELNPIVLLLDNKPEHHFLEAICCFPMVYYMEGTIDNLDSLLQCGIIYADNLVVVDKESTMSAEEDYMADAKTIVNVQTMFRLFPSLSIITELTHPSNMRFMQFRAKDSYSLALSKLEKKERENGSNLAFMFRLPFAAGRVFSISMLDTLLYQSFVKDYMITITRLLLGLDTTPGSGYLCAMKITEDDLWIRTYGRLFQKLCSSSAEIPIGIYRTESHMFATSEPHDIRTQSQISINVEDCEDTKDVKEHWGIKTGHHRNSCSSDQSEHPLLRRKSMQWARRLSRKGNKHSSKTAEWISQQRLSLYRRSERQELSELVKNRMKHLGLPTTGYDEMNDHQNTLSYVLINPPPDTRLELNDIVYLIRSDPLAHVANDGHSRKSSYSNKVGPCNPETRDETQL
- the KCNT1 gene encoding potassium channel subfamily T member 1 isoform X7 — protein: MTELESEVLPLPPRYRFRDLLLGDQSFQSDDRVQVEFYVNENTFKERLKLFFIKNQRSSLRIRLFNFSLKLLTCLLYIVRVLLDNPEEGIGCWECEKQNYTAFNQSTKINWSHIFWVDRKTPLWAVQVSIALISFLETMLLIYLSYKGNIWEQIFRISFILEMINTVPFIITIFWPPLRNLFIPVFLNCWLAKYALENMINDLHRAIQRTQSAMFNQVLILICTLLCLVFTGTCGIQHLERAGEKLSLFKSFYFCIVTFSTVGYGDVTPKIWPSQLLVVIMICVALVVLPLQFEELVYLWMERQKSGGNYSRHRAQTEKHVVLCVSSLKIDLLMDFLNEFYAHPRLQDYYVVILCPTEMDIQVRRVLQIPLWSQRVIYLQGSALKDQDLMRAKMDNGEACFILSSRNEVDRTAADHQTILRAWAVKDFAPNCPLYVQILKPENKFHVKFADHVVCEEECKYAMLALNCVCPATSTLITLLVHTSRGQEGQESPEQWQRMYGRCSGNEVYHIRMGDSKFFMEYEGKSFTYAAFHAHKKYGVCLIGIRREENKSILLNPGPRHIMAASDTCFYINITKEENSAFIFKQEEKQKKKGFAGRGAYDGPSRLPVHSIIASMGTVAMDLQNTECRPANSSKLALPAENGSGNRRPSIAPVLELADTSSLLPCDLLSDQSEDEMTQSDEEGSAVVEYVKGYPPNSPYIGSSPTLCHLLPEKAPFCCLRLDKGCKHNSFEDAKAYGFKNKLIIVSAETAGNGLYNFIVPLRAYYRSRKELNPIVLLLDNKPEHHFLEAICCFPMVYYMEGTIDNLDSLLQCGIIYADNLVVVDKESTMSAEEDYMADAKTIVNVQTMFRLFPSLSIITELTHPSNMRFMQFRAKDSYSLALSKLEKKERENGSNLAFMFRLPFAAGRVFSISMLDTLLYQSFVKDYMITITRLLLGLDTTPGSGYLCAMKITEDDLWIRTYGRLFQKLCSSSAEIPIGIYRTESHMFATSEPHDIRTQSQISINVEDCEDTKDVKEHWGIKTGHHRNSCSSDQSEHPLLRRKSMQWARRLSRKGNKHSSKTAEWISQQRLSLYRRSERQELSELVKNRMKHLGLPTTGYDEMNDHQNTLSYVLINPPPDTRLELNDIVYLIRSDPLAHVANDGHSRKSSYSNKVGPCNPETRDETQL
- the KCNT1 gene encoding potassium channel subfamily T member 1 isoform X4, whose amino-acid sequence is MMPVAGTGTQGTAEGLSSPGGCGGGDGGGSRKSGVILDIAALKMTELESEVLPLPPRYRFRDLLLGDQSFQSDDRVQVEFYVNENTFKERLKLFFIKNQRSSLRIRLFNFSLKLLTCLLYIVRVLLDNPEEGIGCWECEKQNYTAFNQSTKINWSHIFWVDRKTPLWAVQVSIALISFLETMLLIYLSYKGNIWEQIFRISFILEMINTVPFIITIFWPPLRNLFIPVFLNCWLAKYALENMINDLHRAIQRTQSAMFNQVLILICTLLCLVFTGTCGIQHLERAGEKLSLFKSFYFCIVTFSTVGYGDVTPKIWPSQLLVVIMICVALVVLPLQFEELVYLWMERQKSGGNYSRHRAQTEKHVVLCVSSLKIDLLMDFLNEFYAHPRLQDYYVVILCPTEMDIQVRRVLQIPLWSQRVIYLQGSALKDQDLMRAKMDNGEACFILSSRNEVDRTAADHQTILRAWAVKDFAPNCPLYVQILKPENKFHVKFADHVVCEEECKYAMLALNCVCPATSTLITLLVHTSRGQEGQESPEQWQRMYGRCSGNEVYHIRMGDSKFFMEYEGKSFTYAAFHAHKKYGVCLIGIRREENKSILLNPGPRHIMAASDTCFYINITKEENSAFIFKQEEKQKKKGFAGRGAYDGPSRLPVHSIIASMGTVAMDLQNTECRPANSSKLALPAENGSGNRRPSIAPVLELADTSSLLPCDLLSDQSEDEMTQSDEEGSAVVEYVKGYPPNSPYIGSSPTLCHLLPEKAPFCCLRLDKGCKHNSFEDAKAYGFKNKLIIVSAETAGNGLYNFIVPLRAYYRSRKELNPIVLLLDNKPEHHFLEAICCFPMVYYMEGTIDNLDSLLQCGIIYADNLVVVDKESTMSAEEDYMADAKTIVNVQTMFRLFPSLSIITELTHPSNMRFMQFRAKDSYSLALSKLEKKERENGSNLAFMFRLPFAAGRVFSISMLDTLLYQSFVKDYMITITRLLLGLDTTPGSGYLCAMKITEDDLWIRTYGRLFQKLCSSSAEIPIGIYRTESHMFATSEPHDIRTQSQISINVEDCEDTKDVKEHWGIKTGHHRNSCSSDQSEHPLLRRKSMQWARRLSRKGNKHSSKTAEWISQQRLSLYRRSERQELSELVKNRMKHLGLPTTGYDEMNDHQNTLSYVLINPPPDTRLELNDIVYLIRSDPLAHVANDGHSRKSSYSNKVGPCNPETRDETQL